The following DNA comes from Winogradskyella sp. PG-2.
CTACCAGACAGGAATTTTGCTGGATGTTTTTGATTATCATACAAACCGCCAAAACGTAGAATTGTGGTTTTAAAATTGATATTTTTTCGAAGTATTTGCTCTATTTTAATAAGCTGTTGCCCATTATTAGAAGAAGCATTTGGTTGGGCATCGCAAGTAATCTCAGGAAAATCAGGACTGTCTTTAAAAACGGAAGTTGAACTTACATAAAGTACAAATTTTACATTATGCTTTTCAATGACGTTAATTAAATGACTTATTTCCGTAACATGATTTTTATGAGGATTTCGTCTTAATCCAGGTGGAATATTAATAATAACGATCTCACTTTCCGTTAAAAATTTTGAGTAACCTCCAGAAATTTGAGTTTCATCGAGTGATACTAAAAAGCCTTGAATTTTATGATTTTTTAGAAGGTCTAGTTTATCATTAGATGTAGTAGAACCTTTTACATCATAGCCTTTGCTAACTAAATTTTTTGCCAAAGGAAAACCAAGCCAACCGCAACCAATAACACTGATTTTATTTTTCAATTTTAAAGTATCGTATTTTGAGGTAAAAGTAAGAATAATAAGGGCTTAAGAATTTCAATTTTGCTAAATAATTAATTTTAAGTAACTTTAGAATTAACTCTAAAATTAAATGTTATGGGAATAAAAAGTTTTCAAGGTGCGCGTAAGCAACAAAACTCATCAGAACTTGTTGCACTTAAAGTAAGAGATTATATGACTACTAACCTCATTACTTTTAAGCCAAATCAATCTGTACAAGAAGTTGTTGAGTCCCTAATTAAGTATAAAATATCTGGTGGTCCAGTAGTGAATGACAGACAAGAGTTGGTAGGTATTATTTCTGAAGGAGATTGTTTAAAGCAATTGAGCGAAAGTCGCTACTACAATATGCCCTTAGAGCACGATAATGTAGAAAAGAGAATGGCTGTTAATGTAGAGACTATTGATGGTAATATGGATGTATTTGATGCTGCAAATAAGTTTTTACAATCAAAAAGACGTCGTTTTCCCATTGTAGAAAATGGTAAACTTATTGGACAAATTAGTCAGAAAGATATTTTAAAAGCGGCACTGCAACTTAAAGGCGAAAACTGGAATAGTACAACAAAAGGTTAGAGATATCTTTCTTTTACAGTTGCTTTAGGTGTATCTGTAAGTAATAGATTTTGTTCCTCACTACCATAAATATGTAATATTTTGGAATAAGAGTATCCTTCTACAGGTTCACTAAGACTTTTTCATTTACCTATACCTTTTACAGCAATCTTTTCATCTAATTCTATGATACCTTCTCTATATCTTAAAGATTTATTGAAGCCAAGAAAGCTTGTACTACTTTTCCCTAAAGATTCTAAATAGTCTTCTAATCTTGCTGACGCATCATTTAAAAAACCACTGCGTTTATTATGATCTTTTACTAAAAATAATTTGGTAAACTTATTAGCTTGATTAACATTAATAAAAGCTAATTCATTACTAGACTCAATAAAGAAGTCTTGAATGTTTTTGTCCTCAGCATAAGTTGTCCAACCATTTTTTATTGTTTTCTCAATGATTACATGATAATAAACACATGGTCTCCCACTTAATGGAGCAGTTAATGGTTTATGTACATATTTAGCCTTACCAATTATTTTTGCATATTCGTTTTCCTTTATCCTATTAATTGGTTTATAAGGAGTCTTCTTAAGTTTTCTTAAAATTATTTTGTCTACACTAAAAAAATACTTCACGAGGATGATAGTAATAAATCCAATAATTATTAGAGCGGGAAAAATAATGTTTGTATTTATATTCAGTGGAATCAAGCGAGCCATTTAATCATCTCGTTTTACTAAAGCATAATATTCTCCTTCTAGGGGTAAATAACCTTGATCATAAACAAAATAATATATAGTACCTGCTTTTGTAGTATATAAGCTAGTAAAGTAATTAAAGTCGAATCCTTTTTCAATAAGCTTTGCTCTAGAACATTTAGTTTTTTTATTAGGATTAAGTGCTTCTAATATTCGATAGTTTTTCCTTAATCGGTTATTAGTATTCCTAATAAGATTTTTAGAATCCTTATTTATGCGATTGTTAAATGCATTTCTACAGCCATCACTACAGAATTTTTTATCAATTCTGCCCACAATTTTGTCGCTGCATTCTGGACATTGCTTTTGCATACTTAATTGTCTTTAGGGTAAATATAGGTATCTATATACAACTTATCACAATATAGGATTAAGTCGGGTATTTTTCTTACATTTAAGCGTTAAAAAGTATAAAAGGGATTTACTTTTTGACATAGATTTTTGTTTGACTATTCACCCTTATTAATAATAAAGATTAATAGCACCCATAATGGGTACTTTCTTTTTTTATTCCAAAAAGACACCTGTTTACTTTAAAAGAGACTAAGAAAAACTCATAAAGTGGTATATAGATGGCAATATATAATTTTTTTTCATTTACAAACGACTACAAATATTTACAAACGAATTTAAATAGGTAACTACCAAATAAAATTTGCAGGCTACATCATCTTTGCATTGTCGAAACATAAGAACTCGATAGCATTAACTGTTTAACACATAAAATTTAGAACACATGAACACATTAAGAAACAAAGTACAGTTGATTGGTAACTTAGGGAACGATCCGGAAATTATCAACTTAGAATCAGGTAAAACCTTGGCGAAATTTGCAATCGCTACAAACGAAAGTTATAAGAATGTACAAGGTGAAAAAGTAACAGATACACAATGGCACAACATTGTGGCTTGGGGAAAAACGGCTCAGATTGTAGAAAAATATGTAGGTAAAGGAAAAGAAGTCGCTATAGAAGGAAAGTTAACCACACGTTCTTGGGAAGATAAAGATGGTATGAAACGTTATATTACAGAAGTAGTTTGTAGTGAACTTTTAATGTTAGGTAAATAGATTAAAATTTTGAAGCAAAAAAATAAGAGCAGCCTATTTAGGCTGCTCTTTTATATATTATAAGTCTAGGTGGTTGACTAGTTTTTAATTACTTTTTTAGTAAAACTAGCACCACTTTTTTCGTTTGTGATTTTCACAAAATATAAAGCGTCTTCTAATTGATCTAAATTAGAAATAGTTATTGTACCATTTGTAGCTTCTCTACTTTCGGATAATACAATACGTCCATTAATATCAAATAGATTTAGATTGTAATTATCGTTTGAAGCAATAGGAAGTTTAATGGTTAATGAAGATGTAAAAGGGTTAGGGCTAACTTCTACAGTATCTAAACTATAATTTTGAGTGCTAAGTAGTGAACCGCCACAAATAGACCAACCCATGTCTTCAAACATGCCTAAAGTAATTGGCCCAGGATCATGAACAGCAACACCAGGTCCTATTGAAGGTGTCATTAGAGTATTTACATTACTTATTGGAAATGTATTAGTATCCCAATGAGAATAACTAGATCCACCCTGATAAGGGTTTGGTGCAAATATTTTAGGCTTAACCCCTCCATTTTGTACTGTAGTTATAGTACCGTTATTAAATAAGTCACCACCTGTTATTTGCGCGTGTAATGCTGTAGAAGGGTCTGTAAATATTGCCGTATCTAAAAGAGATTGGGCACTACCATTTTCAATAGTTATATCGTAAACCGATGGAAGCATAGTTCCAGTATCTCTAACCTGTCCTGTTGTTCCGTCTGTAAAAGCAAATCCAGTAAAACCTAAACCATGCCCTATTTCATGTAACACAACTGATACAAAATCAATTTGTCCACCTGGTGGATTAGCATCAGTTCCAAAATAAAAATTAAATGTACTACTAAACTGAGAGCTAATATCTATTGAGCCACCAAAAGGGCTAGAATCCGTATCCTCAATTTTCTCCCAAAGTGCTCTAGGATAAAATACATTGGGCACAGCATCAGGATGGTTTGATGTCAAAAAACCAGTTGGTCCAGCTTGTCCTAAAACACCTGGGGCTAAAGCATCGAAAGAAGCATTTATTCTAATTGTCT
Coding sequences within:
- a CDS encoding NAD(P)H-binding protein yields the protein MKNKISVIGCGWLGFPLAKNLVSKGYDVKGSTTSNDKLDLLKNHKIQGFLVSLDETQISGGYSKFLTESEIVIINIPPGLRRNPHKNHVTEISHLINVIEKHNVKFVLYVSSTSVFKDSPDFPEITCDAQPNASSNNGQQLIKIEQILRKNINFKTTILRFGGLYDNQKHPAKFLSGRTHIKNPNAPINLIHKEDCIQIITAILKNKLWGETFNAVYPYHPDKKTYYSNYCEQLNIPLPSYNMSEKSEGKIINSSKLVQLLNYTFKQTP
- a CDS encoding CBS domain-containing protein; protein product: MGIKSFQGARKQQNSSELVALKVRDYMTTNLITFKPNQSVQEVVESLIKYKISGGPVVNDRQELVGIISEGDCLKQLSESRYYNMPLEHDNVEKRMAVNVETIDGNMDVFDAANKFLQSKRRRFPIVENGKLIGQISQKDILKAALQLKGENWNSTTKG
- a CDS encoding single-stranded DNA-binding protein, which translates into the protein MNTLRNKVQLIGNLGNDPEIINLESGKTLAKFAIATNESYKNVQGEKVTDTQWHNIVAWGKTAQIVEKYVGKGKEVAIEGKLTTRSWEDKDGMKRYITEVVCSELLMLGK
- a CDS encoding T9SS type A sorting domain-containing protein is translated as MKNLNKSLLLIGLFCMSFIGYGQGETEFVPRLYTPATPACVYHENDYEGTSRILRSQNVLNRSGAPCSTFIVNYTGFTPEAQAAFQFAVDIWAMSIESNQTIRINASFDALAPGVLGQAGPTGFLTSNHPDAVPNVFYPRALWEKIEDTDSSPFGGSIDISSQFSSTFNFYFGTDANPPGGQIDFVSVVLHEIGHGLGFTGFAFTDGTTGQVRDTGTMLPSVYDITIENGSAQSLLDTAIFTDPSTALHAQITGGDLFNNGTITTVQNGGVKPKIFAPNPYQGGSSYSHWDTNTFPISNVNTLMTPSIGPGVAVHDPGPITLGMFEDMGWSICGGSLLSTQNYSLDTVEVSPNPFTSSLTIKLPIASNDNYNLNLFDINGRIVLSESREATNGTITISNLDQLEDALYFVKITNEKSGASFTKKVIKN